The sequence CCCACAGCCGGAAAATGCCAAGAACACAATCCACGTATGTAAAACCCTCTTCCTGAGTCTTATTCTTACTTCATGGCAGACACATGGCCAAAAATATTGGCATTAGAATTATGTGAGCAGCTGCTCTGACAGCTGCATGGCTTGTAGGCTGGGCGCATGTGAACACTCAGGGTGCAGTGACAAGACACTATGattcccttttgtatttttttttttttttctccattttccaatgtccatatttgtcatttgatttgctttatccagatggtaaaagactgttttccttgcacagactccatatcctCTTTCTTGGTAGGCTatgaaagaatgataacaataagaaacattttgttatttgtccttttttcttttttccccccataatattcaattttctgtaatacaacctgagCCACTTGTCACAGTGGCCAGGAATAAGATGCCGAGAATGAAAACGGTGTCCTCCCTGGAGCCAGTAATCTTTCAGTCACAGCTCATGGACACTACTTTCTATACTCAtttattaatggaaataatgcaaaagaccctttctaaATGCCAAACAAGTCTCATCACCCAGCCTTCAGGTCAAAATGCTCACAATGGGCAAGTCATGTCACCCCGGCCTATagccagattttcccatgatAGAATGTTCACATCACtgcccctcaagccaaattttaGCGTAACGTGATGATCGCATGAAGTGTACCACAGGGGTTAATATTTCtttgaacaaaaaaacaagaagccAACCCACCTGGCCCTTCTCATCAACATTTGGGTGGTAGATCTTGGTCTTGAAGTTTATCTTCGGAGGCTTAAAGGGATATTCTGCTGGGAAATTCACCTCAATCTTAAATGCACCTTTATTGTATGGAGGATTTTCCTgaaagggaaatgataaaaatatatcaaattaggTACAAAATTAGGTATAGTCATCATTACACATGAAGAATAAAGTGgtgttcaataataaaaaattaaattacatattcattaaatcatcaaaaataataacaacaatattacatTTGATATCAATATATGAGAACAGAATGGTAGATAAAGGTAATGTTTCAAAACAAAGATTTCATCTTTATACTTACTGGAACAATGAGTCCTTGCCATGTTAAAATATTGCTCTCATCCACTTGTATATCCCTGAAGGATTTTATTCCAGACTTTCGGATATCTGCCAGTTCCTGCAATCGTAACAAAAATTATTGGGAGGTCACAATGTTTACGAATAATGGGATAATCTAATGACTGTACACTTCTACCTGGATAAATACATAATGAAGCTTACATCCAACAGCAATAAATGAATTGTCTGAAAAACTGTTAGTTTCTTGTTACAggttaaaaatcaatcaatatatgCTGAaatcaaggagagagaaagctcaGAGAAGACAAATGCAGACAAAGAAAGGGTGATGGAAATCAAGGAGTTGATGcaagaaaagatggaaaggaatTGAGGAATTTTCTGACCATGATATTTCCTATTACTCCatccatggggaaaaaaaaatatataaatatacatatatacacacacacacacacacacacacacacacacgacacacacatcacacacacacacaccacaaacacacatatatatataatagatatatatatatatatatatatatatatatatatatatatatatatatatatatgtgtgtgtgttccacatTTCTATACATAAGAACTGGAACATAGAAGTCAATACTTTCATGCATCAACAAAATTCCAAGACATCTTAATAAACCTAATCAATGTTCTCCAATCTCACTATGTTAGCTATACCAAATATAGAAGCCTTAGGAtggaggtaaaggaaaaaaagaggaagcaagagagaaaaaagaggaaggaaggaaggaaagaaaaaaagaaagagaggagagaggagagagagagagagagagagagagagagagagagagagagagagaggagagacagagagagagagagaggagagacagagagagagagagaggagagacacacacatagagagaggagagacacacacacagagaggagagagacacacacagagaggagagacacacacacagagaggagagacacacacagagagagaaagagaagagagggaggagaaagagagagagagaggagaaagagacagagagaggagaggagaagagcgagagagaggagaagaaagagagagagaggcagagggaaagagagagagaggagaaagagagagagagagaggagaaagagagagagagaggagaaagggagagagagaggaaaagagagagagagagaggagaaagagaggaaagagagaggagaaaagagagagagagagaggagaaagagagagagagagaggagaaagagaggagaagaggagaaaagagagagagagaggaaaagagagagagagagagaaaagagagagaagaggagaaaagagagagagagagaaaaagagaaagagagaggagaaagagagagaggagaaggagaaagagagagagaggagaaaagcgagagagaggagaaaagcgagagagaggagaaaagagagagagagaggagaaagggaggagagagcaaaagagagaggaaagagaagagaggagagggagagggagagagaagagggaagaggagagagaagagaggaagagagagggagggagggagaggaggagagaggagaggagagagaggagaggaagaggaggaagaaggagagagagaagagaataggaggagaggagaaagaggaaagaggggagagagagagagaggagaggagagagagaggagaagagagagagagaggagagaagagagaggaggagagaggggagagagagagagagaggggattgagagagagagagagagagagagagagagagagagagagagagagagagagagagagaggagagagagagagagagaaaaaaggagagagagggagagagagagggaggagaagggagagagagagggagagagagagagcgagagagagagagagggggggagtagagaggagagagagagagagagggagagagagagagagagagagagagagagagagaggagaggagagagagaggagggagggagggaagggagggaggaggagagagagagagagagagagagagagagagagagagagagagagagagagagagagagagaagaagagagagagagggagggaaagagagaagagggggggagagagagagaggggggaagagagagagggggggagagagagaggggggggagagagagagagaaagagagaaagagatgagagagagagggacagagagaggagggaagagagagaaggagaggagaggagagggaagggaagagagagagagagagagagaggaagagagaaggagagagagagagagagagagagagagagagagagaggaagggagagagagagagaagagagagagagagagagagaggggagagaagagagagagaagaagagagagagaggagagagagagagagaggaggagagagagagagaggggggggagagagagagagaagagaggagagagagagagagagagagagagagagagagagagaggagagagagaggggggggggggagagagagggggggggagagagaggaagagagagagagagaagagagagagagaagagagagagagagagagaggagaggaggggagagagaagagagagagagagagaggggagagagagagagagagagagagaagagagagagagagaagagagagagagagagagagagagagagagagagagagagagtggagagagagggggggaagagagagagaggggggggagaagagagagagagagagagagggggggagagaggaagggaggagggagagggaggatgagagagagtgaggagagaggagagagagagagaagaggagagagagagaagaggagagagggaagaggagagagagagggagacgagagagagggagagagagagagaagagagagagagagagaggggagagaagagaagagagagagagagagagagagggagagggagagggagagggagagggagagggagagggagagagatgcatATCCATAGCTTCCTCACTTATTCTTCCCAACATTCCCACATCCTATAGTGTTGGTCACCTATACATCAATTCTTCATTTTCTACTCCCATGCTACAGTGACCCTTCATTCACCCTTTTTCTGCTATACTTTATTCATGAATACAATCCACGCCCCAGCCCAATTTCAGAAAACGGCTGGAATGCGAATGCACTGACTTACCAATTCATGAACACAAGAAAAACCAACAACTAACCAAATCTTGTAAATCTGATAGGCACATCCACATCATTCGGTTGAAGATTActcacatttgaaaaaaaaaaaagacctgtgCTTAACCCCCGACACAAAGCTCATGCAATACTGCTGATTTATGACTATTGCAACCTCACTGCCTGGCTACCTTGCAAACTAAATTAGATTTTGCCTTCAAGGTAGGGTTGGAGGTGTGTGGTTGCAGAAAAgaacaggaaggagaaagaggagtgaaaggagggaggaagagggaaagggagaagggagggagtgagagagagagatagagagagagagagagagagagggagagagagagagagagagagggagggaaaaaaaaaaaaaagggaggggagggagggagagggagggagggaggagagggagggaagggaggagaagggagtgagggagggaaagagaagagagagagagagagaggagaggggagagagagaggagagagagatagagaggagagagagagagagagagagggagtgagagagagagagagagaggagggagtgaaagagagagagagagagagaggagaggggaggagagggggagagagaggggagagagagagagagagagagagaagagagaggatagggagagagagagaagaggagagagaggagagaggcttaggagaaagagagagagagagagagagagagaaagagagagagaggagagagagagagagagagagagagagacagagagagagagagagagagagagagagagagagagcgagcgagagagaggaagatggagtgaggagagagagagaggacagggagagaggaagagaggggaagggagaaaaagaggagagagaaaagaggaagaggagagggagagagagagagagagagggagagagagaatagataatagatagatgagatagtagatagaggagCAGCTGCGAGGATGAGTCGAGTCGTAGAGAGAGTAGGGAAGAGCTGCGACGGAGAGAGGGATCGTGTgcggtagagagaggagagaggagagagagagggagggagaggagaggagaggagaggagagagataccagagagataggagagagatagcagagagatagcagagagagagagagatagcagagatagcagagagagatagcagagataGCAGAGTACTATAGAGCTCTATAAGTAGAGCTGTAGATACTCAGAGAGAGTGTaagtatagagaggagagagagtgagagagagagagagagagagagaaggagagaaggagagaggaaatagtaatgaggacgaaggagagaggagagaggagaagagagagagaggagagaagagatagagaatggggtgggggggagggagcggagatagataagagagaagagatcaGATGGAGTCGATCTGTcatagagatgaggagagagaggagagagaggagagagagagagagcgctgagaaagagagagaagagagatagatagagagaggagactagagaaagagagagagagatagataggagagctAGATAGCAgatggcagagaggagagagatgctaggaagcagacaggagagagagagagagataagagagagagagaggagagagagagggagagagggagagagagagagagagagagagagagagagagagagagatagagagagagaggagagagagagagagagagagagagagaggaggaaagatcaGTGTGTCTTCCAGACCTTATAGAGCAGAGATACCAAAACCCCCTCTTCCACCAAAAAGAAAATCTCACGTAACACAGTACAAGGTCTCGAAGCCGTGGAGacggtttggagagagagagagagagagagagagaggatagagagagaggagcgtagctaggtgatagagagagagatagagagagatagaggaagagagagaaggagaaggagagcgaagaggaagggagagagagagagatagaggagggagagagagagagaggagggagagggagagaggagggagagcaagggagagagagaggagagagagaagaggaggagaaggagagagaagagtagaaggagagaagagagagagagagggagagagagagagggagagagagaagagagagagagagagaggagagagaagagatagagagagagagagggaagggaaagagagaggaagagggaagagaagagagaggagagagagagagaggagcggggggggagggagagagagagaagataatagcgagagagagagagagaagagagagagagagagagagagagacgagcgagagagagaagagagagagagagagcagggcagagagagaggagagagaagcagaggagaagaagagagaggaagagagagcgagaaggagaagagagagagaggagacgagagagaggagaagagagagagagaagagagagagagaagagagagagagagagagagagagagagagagacagagagagagaagacagagaaagagagagagagagagaagagagagatagagagagagctagtagagagagcgatagcgagatggggagagagagaagagacgggggagagagagagagacggagaaagggagagagagagacagagagagagatgagagggagggagggaggaggagggagatacgagacagagagggagggaggagggagggagggaggatgaagagagagagagagatagagagaagagagaacgagatagaggagaagagagagagagagacagagaggaggacatacagacaagagagggagagtacgacagacagagaggagagactgacatggagggagagacagacagacagacagagggagagacagacagacagacagagagggagagacagacagacagacagagagggagacagacaagacagacgagaggcagagacgacagacagagcagagagggagagacagagagagagaggacagaacatACAGAACAGAGAGGTAGAGACAAGAAACAGAACAaagacaggaggggagggaaagacccAAACGGACCAGGACCcccagacagagagtgagagacaccGAGACAGAAGACACccagagcagagagggagagaacagagagagaagtggtagtacagacagagggagagacaggagagaggagagagagtaggagagagaggagagagagaggatggagagagagagaagagagaagagagagagagagagagagagaatcattaaGTAATTTAGTTTATATGTTTTTCTCTTATTCAACTGCTATAATCTATGGTTAGCATCTACACTTTttctaaaaataacaacaaatcttTTCATGGATCATACTTTGTcactagaaagaaagaaactataaaaaaaatctaaatcatcTTCATAAGTTTACAAacttaataaatataagaatatgtgATCAAACAATAGTACAATATACGACACTCccattctcattttatttatttatttatctttttttttgcacatttgtGGCCACATTTATGAACAACAACCAATTTGAATAGATATTAAAATACTCCTCTATTATATagaacacacaaaaattaatgccagaaaaataaaatactttgtaattattattattattattattattattattattattattattattattattattattattattattataataataataataataataataataatattattattattattattataataataataataatctagaatGTGTGACAGGCTCTTATGACTTCAGTTAAATTATGGCTGTTTATCATGCTTCTAAACTATTCCCTGTGCAACAAATGGAGTAGGGGGTTTTCCATCCACAGGTGGTGCAGGAattgaatgcaggtcagcaagattgctagacaaaaatgttaccactgcaccacacagcacacttgAATTACGTGGACATTTTGATATTTTGTGGCTACAGCTGAGCTTGAATTATGCAGACATTTTGATATTTTGAGGATATGGTTGAACTAAAAGTGCACTAAGCTAAAGACGGTGGTGGGTGAGTCCTAATACAGCTGGCATCATGATGAGGCTAATAAAGACAGAACTGAGGGAGAGGACATGAGGATAGGATAGTGCAGTGTACAGGGCAAACTAAAGGCTGACATCTGCTGAGCATAATTTCACAAATGAACCCCAACTCCAAGAGGACATTCAAAACGCAGATCTTGATTGTCACTGGGTAAGATTTCTTCGGGTAAATGTGAAACTTCAAACTTATACTTCTTGGAATTAATTAAACATTTCTCTATTTTCAAAGGAGAATTTCTTCAACAAATAGAGTCattaataagagaaaaggaagttAATATGAAGAGATATCTAAGATAATTGGGGAGAGAATATCTTACTTGAAAAGTCAATTACGAAGAATTGATACCTTAAATTTAAAGACAATTTCCCTCTATGATTTGTCTTAGAttgaatttttctttccttttcataaagTATTAATAGATGCATCAAACCACTGCTACTGTCCACATGCATTTGGGACTCAAATTTTTTACCAAATGTGATAGTCATATTCATCATGAAAAATTGGCCTGAAAGCCAAGCTGACGGGAATGACTCTTCTGAATCCACAAACCTATTGAAGGACAATTAAAATTTGGACATTTAGGAAGGGGTTCTTGCATTCTTTCTACCAGTAAACATGGGTGAACTGTATCATCCATGAGCCATGGCTAGAAGAGTGCTGGCTCAAGGGAGGACACCATTTCCATGCTCAAGATCCTATTCCAGCCCACTGTGCCTAGCAGCACAggatgtattacagaaaatttaataataccataatataaaaatatgacaaataacAAAATCTACCTAGAGAAATGACATGAAGTTTGTGCAAGGGAAAATATCTTCATATAGCAtaccaaatgacaaatatagaccttggaaaagggaaaaaaaagcaaaaaaaaaaattatgcaaacaAAGAGATAAcaacattgcaaaggggaagCAAGGAGTCTTGACAAAGCACATTAGTAAGGACTGGgtctacaagccacacacctggGTGAGCCGACACTCAAGCAAGCTTTAAAGCCTGGATTTTGGGCCATGTGTAGGCAGCAAGGCACATAGAACCAACAGGTTAATAACATTTCCACTGCCAACATATTAAATCCACtttaaaggaatgaaagaaaaacattctTTCCTAATGAACAAGATgacaatactgctactactactaataataataaaataattataataataatgactacaaaACCAACAATAGGAATAGCAATAACACACGTACCAACAATaggaataaaagcaaaaaacaaaaataatgataataataatgataatcatgataattacaatatcaaaaaacaattaaaaaaataacaacaaaaacatgacaCTACCACCAAACAATTTAAAAGTAAACTAAACTACAAAGAGTCTATCAGTCTCAACATTTAAAAGACTAGGCTTCTGGCTAATGGTTGCACACAGCTTTTATGTCAAGAGAGCGAGTGCCATATAAGTGCTACTTAAGAAAGCatatggtggatggatgggtgaaaaagtaatgaataagtgaatgagaGTAATAAGTGAGTCAATGAgtaatgagtgaatgagagagtaaTAAGTGAGTCAATGAGTAATGAGTGAATTAGGAATGAGTAATTGagtaatgaatgagtgagtgagtaatgaACGAGCGAGGAATGTGTAAGTCAGGAATTAGTTGAAtgaggaatgagtgagtgagtgaatgaaaatgagaataatagtgaGAATGGTAAAGATAGTGAGAGAGGGCATGAGTAAGAGTGAGCTTGAGTGAACAGAATCAAAACCTGAGTGACCGAGCTTGAAAATGCTAGTGTGAGTGAGTGGCAGGAATTGTGAGTGACAATGACAGTGAGTCTGAATGAGACAACAAGAAATAAATGACAAATCTGTATGAGTTACAGATGTGAGAGTAACTGTGAAACTAAAAAGAGATAGAATGTAAAGGATTCAAGAAAGTTTGAGGATGTTAAATGAGTAAGTGATAATGTGAGAGTAAGTGTGAGGAGTGTGAATGATAGAGACAAGGAATGCATGAGTGAAAGAGAATGGACGAATAAGAATAGGAGGGAGTGATGATATGGGACACAGAGAGAGGTTGTGTAAGAGCAGGACCGAAGGAGTGATGCTGAGAacgggagaatgagaatgaacgagtgagagcgagagtgagcacGGAAGACAGAGCGATTGCGAGAACtagagaacaagaacgagaaagagtgagtgaatgagaaaatggctgagagtgagagcgagaataAGAGTGAGAGGCCCGCTCGCCGGACCGCCCAAAATCCATAGAAATTCCGCTGCCATTCAAGTGACACACCAACTtgcacctttttttgttttttatttcgcccttcatttcctcctctgtccctcttcctttcGTCATCACATCAACCGTCCTCCGCTCCCCCCAAGTGGTGAGTGTGATGAGCGGCAGGCACCACCAAATCACCCTCAAATAAGCTCTCGATCACCACCAGGATCAGTGAAGCCAAACATCTACAAAGCGACCTGGATCTCCCTTCTTGCGGTCTTACCTCCCTTAACTTCCCTTTTCCGAATTATCCACTAATCCTCATGGCAAGAAAATACATTCCCTCCTATCCTTAGTGTGACTACCCTGCCGTTACTCTTCAGCTGAGAGGGAAATAGGCGATTTTTTCGACGACACTCACCTTCTGTAGCCGCCTTGTAGCCGCCATACTGGTTCCTCTGCTCGCCGACTGCTGTCTAGAATGGATTCACATTTCCCGACTCGAACTCCTTCCAAAGTAGCCGTTGAGAAACAGCGCCGTCTAGAATGGATTCGAATTTTCACGAGCgtaagtttttctctttttttttcccccttctttttctttatcgttttattgtatttatgcaacttctctttcttttcatttatcggATCTTCAGTGTAACTTTATCTACAATGGATTCcgactttcattattttttttcgatacttgtatttttttctccatcggtttttccttcttttcgttcgtctctccctctccctctctctaaaaaGATTTCGCCACGTGACTGTGACTGTGTCTGATCACTGCATAATAACACTCAAATGTTCTGTTTCTTGGACAAgacatgataaaaatagcaacaggGTTCTCCCCCACCGAGTTCAGCTctcaaccttttctctctctctctaaaactaaCCCACTGCTTCAAATTTCCCCCGAAAATAAGGTGGAATAATGTTTAATCTAATGGACAGCAAATTACATAAGtgtcatttgataaaaaaaaattcactgttGCCATATATTTGGCACAGCTATATTTtcgaagttttttccttttttgtcttataGTGTGTCAAGTTCACGTCATTATACGGAAGCATTTTcatcatatatgtttacatatgcatatacaagtatgatatatatacatgcatacatgcatacatacacacatatacatacatacacacgcacacacacacacacacaacacacacacacacacacacaccacacgccacacccaacacacacaacacacacaacgcaaacacacacacgatacacccctacacacaacacacgaccgACCACCCCGTACAATACACCCGACACAACaagaccagcacacacacacatacatacatgtatattatatatatatatatatatatttatatatatatattatatatatatattatatatattatatatatatatataatatatcaagggTACCaacgtcactctccgtggaaagaaactgtgGACCCCTacccgtactcctccaagagcatcactcaacagaaaaaaaaaatacaattaagtatcatctgtgaccacggccggctcagacatgaacctaccgttaaaagaagaagaatataatatagcatcagatatatatctattctatctatatatatatataatatatatatatgtgtgtgtgtgtgtgtgtggtgtgtgtggggtgtgtgtgtgtgttgggtgtgttgtgttgtgtgtatttaatgtatgtatatatatatatatctatctatctatctatctatatctctatatctcctctatattatctctctatatatatatatgtatctctgtgtgtgtgtatatatatacatctattatatacgatatatacatatatccagatatattatacatatatagatactatatatatatatgcatatatattataatacctatattatatatgtacatatacatatatacatatattatacataccctacgacacaccccacacaacacaacacacacacaccacacactacacacaccatatatatatatatatatatatatatataaatatatatgtatatatatattgagagatctatatatattatatatatttcacttcctCTCCACCCATGGCAGACAGGCCCAGCgctaaatttaaaactttatagTCATGCTCACAGAACAAAGGAGGGAGCATACGAACAAGGGACCAGAAAGATATAATGTGTTCACACGtttaaaaaattcacacacacacacacacacacacacacacacaacacacacacacacacacacacatcacacacacacacacacacacacacacaacacacacacatacaaacatacacacacacatatgtatataaatgttgttATATTATCTTCGTcattttaacgtaggttcatgtacTGAGCCgacgtggtccacagcatgatacttaattgtagtttttcagtgttttgatgctcttctatatttatatatatataatatatatatatatatatattaatatatatagatatatatatatatatataatatatatatatatattatatatatatacacacatcacaacatctatacataaaataaataaataaataaatacatattatgatatattataatataatctatctctaatatatatataatacatatctagatatatatatatatatatgtatatatatacacatatattgtgtgtttgtgtatttatatatatatactatatatatatatatataaaaatatatatatctctatatataatatatatatgatgtatatctacttatatatccctatatatcatacatctctCATctattatgctatatta comes from Penaeus monodon isolate SGIC_2016 chromosome 2, NSTDA_Pmon_1, whole genome shotgun sequence and encodes:
- the LOC119583753 gene encoding ubiquitin-conjugating enzyme E2 L3, whose protein sequence is MAATRRLQKELADIRKSGIKSFRDIQVDESNILTWQGLIVPENPPYNKGAFKIEVNFPAEYPFKPPKINFKTKIYHPNVDEKGQVCLPIISAENWKPATKTDQVIEALINLVNEPEPEHPLRADLAEDYTKDRKKFMKNAEEFTKKNSEKRPAD